GATGGGATTCCCCCAAGGATGGGATCCCCATGGATGGATTCCCATGGATGAGATCCCCCTGGATGGATTCCTGGAGATGCAGTCCCCCTGGATGGGGTCCCCCTGGATGGGATCCCCCTGGTGGGATCCCCATGGATGGGATTCCCCCATGAATGTGATCCCCCTGGTTGGATCCCCCTGGTTGGATCCCCACGGATGGGATTCCCCCATGCATGGGATCCCCCATGCATGGGATCCCCCATGCATGAGATCCCCCTGGATGGGATCCCCACGGATGGGATCCCCCCACGGATGGGATCCCCCCACGGATGGGATCCCCATGGATGGGATCCCCCTGGATGGATTCCTGGAGATGCAGTCCCCCTGGATGGGATCCCCCTGGATGGACTCCCATGGATGGATCCCCCTGGATGGGATATCCCTGGGTGGGATCCCCCTGGGTGGATTCCCACTGATGGGATCCCCCTGGATGGATTCCCATGCATGTGATCCCCATGGACGGCAGTGGTGCCTTTTGAGCCGGGTTTGGTGTTCTCAGGGCTGCTCTTGCCTTGCAGGCATCGCTGGGAGCGTGGCCACGCTGCTGCACGACGCCGTGATGAATCCTGCTGAAGGTAATCCTGGCATTCTGGGAAGTGCTGCTCCCTCCGGGACACCCAGGGCCTTCAGTGCCCCTGCCCAGATGAATCCGGGCATAAATCCCTCCTGGCTCTTCTGCCTCTGTCCCTTGGCAAGAACAGGATGAAATCCAGGGCTGCCCCCAGCTGGGAGACCTCCAAAACCACCAAACCGACCTCATTCCTCTGTCccctgggaggagagggagagcagccaggaggaaTTTATCCCTGGATCTCTGTGGTGCCATGGAACTTTGCAGGGGAGGTGTCCCCTTTACTGGTGTCACCTTTACTGTCACCACTCTGCTGCTCCTTGGGCCAGTGGTTCTGGTTTTCCTGAAGCTTTGGACTAACCAAGCTGAGCTCAGGTTGTTGGATGAGCACACAGAGGGACTGTGAGATTCCTGGCGAGGTGGAGGGGCAGGAGAAGGCCTCAGGAAACTGAGGATTAACAGGAAAATGCAGCTCAAATGACAATGCTGTCACCTGCCAGCTCCTCAGGGTCACTGGGTTGTGCTCCTGAGTGGGCCCAGAGCTGGGAATCTCTGAAGGAGAAACCTCCAGTCTATCAAATCCTTTTAATTGTACCCTGATGAAatcaattaatttaatttgccTCGTAAGTCAGTGGAAGTCACTCTGGCCAGGGAGGCTGGAGGGGGTGTGTGACACCCGGGGTGATGCTCAGGTGTGACTTCACCTTCCCCCCCTCACCTCTGCTGGGTCTGTGTGCATCCCCAGCGAGGgtcctgagcagcctggcttaATGGGGAGAGCTGAGGGGCCATTAATTAACCCTGAGGAGAGGGGTTCATTAGAACTGGTGGGTCATTAATTAACCCTGAGGAGAGGGGTCCATTAGAACTAGTGGGTCATTAATTAACCCTGAGGAGTTCATTAGAACTAGTGGGTCATTAATTAACTGTGAGGAGAGGGGTTCATTAGAACTAAAGGGTCATTAATTAAGCCTGAGGAGAGGGGTTCATTAGGAAGTGAGCTCTGAgctgtcccctggctgtgctgagctctgGGGGCGCTGGGCAGCTCGGGGGGATCGGTttgggtggggaaggggaggttggggctgtgccagccaggcctgaccccacagctgggcagtgtccctgtccccacactgtccctgAGCTCTGGGGGCACTGGGCAGCTCGGGGGGATTGGTttgggtggggaaggggaggttggggctgtgccagccaggcctgaccccacagctgggcggtgtccctgtccccacactgtcccccagctctgggggcacTGGGCAGCTCGGGGGGATTGGTttgggtggggaaggggaggttggggctgtgccagccaggcctgaccccacagctgggcagtgtccctgtccccacacctgtcccGAGCTCTGGGGGCACTGggcagctcaggctggggaaggggaggctggggctggggtcactctggggtctgTGCCAGCTGACCCCGCAGCTgagcagtgtccctgtccccacgctgtccccgaGCAGTGGTGAAGCAGCGGCTGCAGATGTTCAACTCGCCGTACACGTCAGTGCTGGGCTGCGTGCGGACGGTGCAGAGGACTGAGGGCTTTGGAGCCTTCTACCGCAGCTACACCACGCAGCTGACCATGAACGTGCCCTTCCAGGCCATCCACTTCATCACCTACGAGCTCATGCAGGAGCACCTGAACCCCCACCGCCACTACAACCCCCAGTCCCACATCGTGGCCGGCGCCGTGGCCGGAGCCgtggccgccgccgccaccaCGCCCCTGGACGTGTGCAAGACGCTGCTCAACACGCAGGAGAACACGGCCCTGAGCTCCCTCAAGATCAGGGGGCACCTGTCGGGCATGGCCAACGCCTTCAGCACCGTTTACCAGCTGGGAGGGGTTCCTGGCTTCTTCAAAGGTGTCCAAGCTCGGGTCATTTACCAGACGCCCTCCACGGCCATCGCCTGGTCCGTGTACGAGTTCTTCAAGTACTTCCTCACCAAGCACGCGCTGGAGAAGAAACCATCCTCGTGAAAAAGGAGTGGGAGTCTCCCTGGGCCtcctcccagccagcccagctggaaTTCTGGTGGATTCACTTCTCCCTGCCTGCGATTCCCGTGGTGCTCGGTCACCAAATGTCCCCAGGGGTTCTGGGGATTCCCTGGCACggagtgtccccaggggttcTGGGGATTCCCTGGCACggagtgtccccaggggttcTGGGGATTCCTAGTCActgagtgtccccaggggttcTGGGGATTCCTGGTCActgagtgtccccaggggttcCTGGTCACcgagtgtccccaggggttcTGGGGATTCCCTGGCACcgagtgtccccaggggttcCTGGTCACTCAGTGTCTCCAGGGATTCCTGGTCACcgagtgtccccaggggttcTGGGGATTCCTGGTCACcgagtgtccccaggggttcTGGGGATTCCTGGTCACcgagtgtccccaggggttcTGGGGATTCCTGGTCActgagtgtccccaggggttcCT
This sequence is a window from Anomalospiza imberbis isolate Cuckoo-Finch-1a 21T00152 chromosome 28, ASM3175350v1, whole genome shotgun sequence. Protein-coding genes within it:
- the SLC25A37 gene encoding mitoferrin-1 isoform X2, with product MELSCAMAGSAAAPPGPGPPAGAGLMESDEYESLPSGVALGTHMVAGAVAGIMEHTLMYPVDSVKTRMQSLQPDPKAQYRSVYEALKKMVLTEGFWRPLRGINVTMLGAGPAHALYFACYEKMKKSLSDVFQPGGNSHLANGIAGSVATLLHDAVMNPAEVVKQRLQMFNSPYTSVLGCVRTVQRTEGFGAFYRSYTTQLTMNVPFQAIHFITYELMQEHLNPHRHYNPQSHIVAGAVAGAVAAAATTPLDVCKTLLNTQENTALSSLKIRGHLSGMANAFSTVYQLGGVPGFFKGVQARVIYQTPSTAIAWSVYEFFKYFLTKHALEKKPSS